The nucleotide sequence CACCTACGGCATGTATTTAGAAGGAAAATGGTATAGGCTAACCGCTAAGGAAGGTACTTATAATCCTAACGATCCTGTTGGCAGACTAGATGTAACTATATTGCAGGAAAACCTCCTAAGGCCAATACTGGGCATAGAAGACGTCCGTAGAAGCCACAGAATTGATTTCGTGGGCGGAATCAGAGGCCTAAAGGAACTGGAAAAAAGGGTTAGCAAGGACATGAAAGTGGCTTTCTCCATGTATCCTACAACCATAGAAGACCTAATGGCTATAGCCGATGCAGGAGAGGTTATGCCTCCCAAGTCCACTTGGTTCGAGCCCAAGCTTAGAAGCGGGTTGTTTATTCATGAATTAGAATAGGTGGCCACCCAAAATAATCTTTGACTATCTTACAAAATATTGGAATCTATATAGAAAAATAATTAGAGGGATAAGGTTAAAGTATTGATTTTCAAGGCATGAGAGTGTATTGAAATAAGATATTGAAGAGCCTTATCCCTTTTCTCATGTTCTTTTTTGTATATATTTATCAGTGTTCAACTCCCCCTGGCAGTATCCGCTAAATGCATTTAGGTCTTTTATTATATAGTATATTTTGCTAAGTTTCAAACTAAATGTGCCAGTTTATAAGCCGGCATATTCTTGAACCTAATGTGCGTTAACTGCATATTTTATAGTATGGAGTATTTTTAACCTTTAAAAACTATTTAGCAGGAGGAACTATAATGGGAGCACGAATGGTGAAGTATGCAGCTATAACACGTGATGAAATAGCAGCCAGAATGCCTGATATATATCCTAGTACACCAATGAAGAGAATAGGCGGAAGAGTAAAGGATTGGAATGGAAAACCCGCACCTGATGCAGTCCTAAGACTATACAAAGGAAAATTTAATCCCGGGCTGGAGTTCATACGCCAGGTGTTTACCGATAACTGTGGAGAATTTGACTTCGGTTTAGTAAGGAGTGACATAGATTATACTTTAAAGGTATGGTATAAGGGGGCAAAGGTGAAGAAGCTTATTTTAGCTAAGCAGGAAAAATGCCATGACGATTATGAGGATTTTGAAGATTGTGGCTGTTACCATGAAGACGATGAGGAAGAATAGAATAACAATTTTTCATTCCACAGACAAAGGAGAGTTTAATAAGTAGGTAAACTCTCTTAATTATTTTATTTGGGGGTGCTTAAATGATAACCATTAGTCTATGTATGATTGTTAAGAACGAAGAAAGGGTTATAGCAAGATGCCTGGACTCTGTAAAAGATATAGTTGACGAGATAATAATAGTTGATACGGGCTCAAGGGACAGGACAAAAGAGATATGTAAGAAATATACGGACAAGATATTTGACTTTCAGTGGATGGATGATTTCTCTGCAGCGAGAAACTATTCATATTCCAAGGCAGCTAAGGATTATATACTTTGGCTGGATGCGGATGACATCATCCTTGAAGAGGACCGGGCAAAGTTCAAGGACCTGAAGGCCAACTTAGACCCATCAGTGGACACAGTGATGATGAAGTATAATGTGGGTTTTGATGAAGAGGGAAAGGTAACTCTGTCCTACTATAGAGAGCGCCTATCAAAGCGGGCTAATAATTACAGATGGATAGAGCCTGTACATGAGTACCTAGAGAAGTCCGGCAACATCATAAATTCTGATATTTGCATAACCCATAGAAAAGATGGCCCTTCATCTTCCGGCAGAAACCTATCCATCTATGAAAAGAATATTGCCAGGGGAATGAAACTGAGCCCAAGAGGTCTTTTTTACTATGCCAGAGAGCTTTTTTACAACGGGAGGTATGATGAAGCCATTAAGTACTTTGAGGAATTTTTAGACACGGGCTTAGGATGGGCAGAAGACAATATATCAGCCTGTCACCTGCTAGCTAATTGCTATGATGTGAGAAAGGAGAGGGCCAAGGTATTTAAGTCCCTAATAAGAAGTTTTGAGTATGATGCTCCCAGGGCGGAAATATGCTGCCAGTTAGGAGACTATTATTTTGAGAACGGGGACTATGAAAGGGCAATATCCTGGTATAAGTTAGCCACAAAGCTGGATAAGCCCTCGGACAGTTGGGGCTTTATATCCCATGACTATTATGACTTTATACCCAGCATACAGCTTTGCGTCTGCTATGACAGGCTTGGCAAGACGGAAGAGGCCATTAAGTATAACAATAAGGCCGGGGAGTATAAGCCCAATAGTCCCGCAGTGCTTCACAACAAAAGATATTTTGATAAGATTCTGAAGGAAAGGGAGGACAAAAATGGAGCAGAATAAAACTCCGCTATTGACAGCACATATCTTTGTAGCAGATAGGAATTCACAGCAGGGCTTTGATGAGATGCTAAAAAGGCTCTCCGAAGGCGGCATCACCATAGAGCTCTATAATCCCTGTGATCCATTGGTGAGGATATATCCGAAAAGTCCACGGGTTTATGTTTCCATAGGAGGAAGGCAGGAGGACTATGTATCCCTTTATACCCTACCGCTTTATCAGAGAAAAAGGTGGATTCATTATGATTCTGCCGCTGATATCCAGCCAAGTCACCTATTCTATTGTTGGCTTCATGCCACAGACCCTCTGCCTAAGGGTAAGGAGATAAGTTACACCGGTAATACCCTTGATACACCC is from Clostridium thermarum and encodes:
- a CDS encoding tetratricopeptide repeat-containing glycosyltransferase family 2 protein; the protein is MITISLCMIVKNEERVIARCLDSVKDIVDEIIIVDTGSRDRTKEICKKYTDKIFDFQWMDDFSAARNYSYSKAAKDYILWLDADDIILEEDRAKFKDLKANLDPSVDTVMMKYNVGFDEEGKVTLSYYRERLSKRANNYRWIEPVHEYLEKSGNIINSDICITHRKDGPSSSGRNLSIYEKNIARGMKLSPRGLFYYARELFYNGRYDEAIKYFEEFLDTGLGWAEDNISACHLLANCYDVRKERAKVFKSLIRSFEYDAPRAEICCQLGDYYFENGDYERAISWYKLATKLDKPSDSWGFISHDYYDFIPSIQLCVCYDRLGKTEEAIKYNNKAGEYKPNSPAVLHNKRYFDKILKEREDKNGAE
- a CDS encoding carboxypeptidase-like regulatory domain-containing protein; protein product: MGARMVKYAAITRDEIAARMPDIYPSTPMKRIGGRVKDWNGKPAPDAVLRLYKGKFNPGLEFIRQVFTDNCGEFDFGLVRSDIDYTLKVWYKGAKVKKLILAKQEKCHDDYEDFEDCGCYHEDDEEE